The following proteins are encoded in a genomic region of Phalacrocorax carbo chromosome 2, bPhaCar2.1, whole genome shotgun sequence:
- the ELOVL2 gene encoding very long chain fatty acid elongase 2, protein MEHLKAFDQEVNAFVDYMFGPRDARVRGWLLLDSYLPTFFLTGAYLLCIWLGNKFMKDRPPFSLRAHLIVYNLGITLLSLYMLIELILATLEGGYNLQCQNLHSAGEADIRVAKVLWWYYFSKVIEFMDTIFFVLRKKSSQITFLHVYHHASMFNIWWCVLNWIPCGQSFFGPTLNSFIHVLMYSYYGLSVIPSMRKYLWWKKYLTQAQLIQFLLTIVHTLSAAVKPCGFPFGCLMFQSSYMATLVILFINFYIKTYRKAPSRTAIKEHPAATEIKNGFHKDYFAAANGFLNNKKAQ, encoded by the exons ATGCCAGGGTTAGAGGATGGTTACTTTTGGACTCTTACCTTCCCACGTTTTTCCTCACTGGAGCATACCTACTCTGCATATGGCTGGGCAACAAGTTCATGAAGGACAGGCCTCCCTTCTCTCTCAGGGCTCACCTCATTGTATATAACCTTGGGATTACACTGCTCTCTTTATACATGCTCATAGAG CTCATCCTTGCCACATTGGAAGGAGGCTACAATCTGCAGTGCCAGAACCTCCACAGCGCAGGGGAGGCCGACATCCGG GTAGCCAAGGTGCTGTGGTGgtattatttttccaaagtaaTTGAATTCATGGACACTATCTTCTTtgtactgagaaagaaaagcagccagaTCACCTTCCTTCATGTGTATCACCATGCCTCTATGTTTAACATTTGGTGGTGTGTTCTGAACTGGATACCTTGTGGGCAAA GTTTCTTTGGACCTACTTTGAATAGCTTTATCCACGTGCTCATGTATTCTTATTACGGACTGTCAGTCATCCCCTCTATGCGCAAGTATCTGTGGTGGAAGAAATACCTCACTCAGGCACAACTG ATCCAGTTTCTGCTCACTATTGTGCACACACTCAGTGCAGCTGTGAAGCCATGTGGATTCCCATTTGGCTGCCTCATGTTCCAGTCCTCTTACATGGCCACACTGGTCATTCTCTTCATTAACTTCTACATTAAG ACATACCGGAAAGCGCCTTCAAGAACGGCTATAAAGGAACACCCTGCCGCAACAGAAATCAAGAACGGTTTCCATAAGGACTACTTCGCTGCTGCCAATGGATTCCTGAATAATAAGAAAGCACAATAA